In one window of Anser cygnoides isolate HZ-2024a breed goose chromosome 3, Taihu_goose_T2T_genome, whole genome shotgun sequence DNA:
- the AKAP12 gene encoding A-kinase anchor protein 12 isoform X2, whose product MLGTITITVEQTEHSGVILKEDTQTMETSPSDSSTKDGVDAEKEDAHIVKQLPSSEEDAEDLEQASETPSYDLGFKKVFKFVGFRFTVKKEKTGKSEPVQLLTVKKETQVTEGADDQKEVSSEETVMPEDAPSAEDNAKDALKNEKTEDESPKTPEANEISSQSSALANDTASPLRKFFSQGLAGFRKKKSFRKPKEDEQPSPTKEEEQEKEGATLTTETSEKEKSESEKQVEEKSVTAVTVETHEKEQTEDGKQESKTETAIGVDASEKEKLLEHDEQDVVTTVATSAKEEKAEDDQEGKLVEVTENIGETEEKTEEGERESEVTEKPLITIPVITDRVNGELKASSEVLPVGENLESTEKCEVSDRTEISSEEKLEAGSSLATEISSEEFKKSEEIEGSKPVPLVKEMLDEKPERAELKISPATDVTEKLEAQGEAHDKTTEKAASKGHETELTLEAAREKSFSTSEQSFDTADDQRSVKPTDEGKVGVVMTDSTKPGEITTEITPEEAAGKRPPEGITNEAELLSSQEKNKLQGSPLKKLFTGTGLKKLSGKKHKGKREESKLGEQGELTQQLSDSPDSPEEQKVESSASSPEELNEIPSLEKSVDGMQVSENEDAAVSDVERKRESVTPWASFKKMVTPKKRVRRPSESDKEEEIDKTKSAAVSATENAAEENQVELKENGMDQKTEKVTEEPKRKVDTSVSWEAFICVGSSKKRARKSSSSDEEAEHKFGQDGQKIEESGQSKETATDAILTSSQESDQGQGNSSPEQAGSPSEGEGISTWESFKRLVTPRRKSKTRMEERTEDSVVGSSLEHSTSDGEPGKDESWVPFRKLMPGRRKKKSDGKPEPTHLKQAREDMAETTEEDSDIPAVVPLSEYEAAEQEKIEAQKVKDAEAMKKQTSEEEGAEKLEDTLGVKQPSEGLVHAVTVTVVEGERAVTSIEERSPSWISAALTECIEQAEEEEEKETEKAFESEVVVEQAVVVAKTVPEMRKDLSDDTAASELELTSEAVTALEETTEASCAEETVEVSFAEETTEMVSAVSQLLETPDTTEEVTPVQEVEATEQNLKELEKQTQKVLHEVAERVKSSEVAQLVSERTMTPTVVTKVQEIESEVKDDAKDGKVAGQETVLLDQSLKRAEHTEDDVQPVESAESIQGRDKIEERGHEGSESSEVSAAMKESTEGYENVDVLRDERQRQACEEVVEDQEISEMQRTVEEPSSQDSKIVTPEEEPLAKQEPSEQEKLPLTELTVDEMRDECIPEVQAAVQNKTEDETSALGLPGEEPVKLEGEGETLTTRPVCTEAVVTVVPVEPERQDKIPELDSQEQTCTESIPSTAPAQGEEEDAALLGVKSTEVTAAEVPTQNEVETCALISETTASEAAEAAEQSVRDGDDRQIVAKDPVPILEPKCIETTETLVQSDETKSGKIEDAMLKTETHSPSDKALTEAMPQTEGDSTSNAASTCLAITENGSTALTDVSPKTSETLSSLVEERTAETEQELVETSNYQGFQKEEGINGQLMEGAKEVFGSGEQEAVRGDECCSTAVQQEVLTAREEGPDSDIVLAESLEAQKMPVPVAAAAVEEHVVAETVTPTDTTAETAEPLATTPEQMVSDEVPFTTIDSSGSETAEPGRAEAPQPQLSPAYMNGIPESPQSTGLPEQPAAPLSDGLSLTHTEFEADVVPSGTIESQSTEIVLNVIQTAVNKLAETEEAFESEQHIKTIGKSPSGTIIPELLENMHVDHQFLVKKEEISSMEQELQQSKVEKHAALIESAEIHATVGKTKDMLLTCEVLEDGQSQNSLSIVPTPEDISKESVRLQKSALELSTSEDSTKDPLDVHPLKLKEKEIGQVTEISDQHIGQQTCAEREEEPCHLPVEDGKMQTWQDDGCQEGTSCDGAQSQNSLAPEALNMC is encoded by the exons atgctggGGACCATAACAATCACGG ttgaaCAAACAGAACATTCTGGTGTAATTCTGAAGGAAGACACCCAAACTATGGAGACAAGTCCATCTGACTCAAGCACCAAAGATGGTGTAGATGCTGAGAAAGAGGATGCTCATATAGTTAAACAGTTGCCATCTTCGGAAGAAGATGCAGAAGACCTTGAACAAGCATCTGAGACACCATCATATGATCTGGGctttaaaaaggtttttaaatttGTTGGATTCAGATTCacagtgaagaaagagaagacaggAAAATCAGAACCAGTTCAGCTGCTTACtgtaaaaaaggaaacacaagtcACTGAGGGAGCTGATGATCAAAAAGAAGTCAGCTCAGAAGAAACAGTGATGCCTGAAGATGCACCCTCTGCAGAAGACAACGCCAAGGatgcactgaaaaatgaaaaaacggAAGATGAATCTCCTAAAACACCAGAAGCAAATGAGATTAGTTCTCAGTCATCTGCTTTAGCCAATGATACTGCATCACCATTAAGAAAATTTTTTTCTCAGGGATTGGCTGGatttagaaaaaagaagagttttagGAAGCCCAAAGAAGATGAACAACCATCTCCTACAAaagaagaagagcaagaaaaagaggGGGCAACATTAACAACTGAAACCAGCGAAAAGGAGAAATCTGAGTCTGAGAAGCAAGTTGAAGAGAAGAGTGTGACCGCAGTAACCGTTGAAACACACgagaaagaacaaacagaagatgGAAAGCAAGAGTCTAAGACTGAAACAGCCATTGGAGTTGATGcaagtgagaaggaaaagctaCTAGAGCATGATGAGCAGGATGTAGTGACAACTGTTGCTACAAgtgcaaaggaggaaaaagctgaagacGATCAAGAAGGTAAATTGGTAGaagtcacagaaaatattggtgAAACGGAAGAAAAAActgaagaaggagagagagaaagtgaaGTGACAGAGAAACCACTAATAACAATCCCTGTAATCACAGACAGGGTGAATGGAGAATTGAAGGCATCCTCGGAAGTCCTACCTGTAGGAGAAAATCTGGAGTCTACAGAGAAGTGTGAAGTAAGTGACAGAACTGAAATATCCTCTGAAGAGAAACTTGAAGCAGGATCTTCATTGGCAACTGAAATCTCTAGTGAAGAGTTTAAAAAGTCTGAAGAAATAGAAGGAAGTAAACCTGTGCCACTGGTCAAAGAAATGCTTGATGAAAAACCAGAGAGAGCAGAATTGAAAATTTCACCCGCAACAGATGTCACTGAAAAGTTAGAGGCACAAGGAGAAGCTCATGATAAAACCACAGAGAAGGCAGCAAGCAAAGGACACGAGACAGAACTGACTCTGGAGGCTGCTAGAGAAAAGTCCTTTTCTACTTCTGAACAGTCATTTGATACCGCGGATGATCAACGATCAGTCAAACCCACTGATGAAGGCAAAGTTGGTGTAGTTATGACTGATAGTACCAAACCAGGTGAAATAACCACAGAAATAACTcctgaagaagcagcaggaaagaggCCTCCAGAGGGTATCACAAATGAAGCTGAACTGCTctcttctcaagaaaaaaataaactgcaaggCAGTCCTTTAAAGAAACTCTTTACGGGTACTGGATTAAAAAAACTCTCTGGAAAGAAGCATAAAGGCAAAAGAGAAGAATCTAAGTTAGGGGAACAGGGAGAACTAACTCAACAGCTATCAGATTCCCCAGATAGCCCGGAAGAACAAAAGGTAGAGAGTTCTGCTTCTTCTCCTGAGGAGCTGAATGAAATTCCTTCTTTGGAAAAATCCGTAGATGGAATGCAGGtctctgaaaatgaagatgctgcagtttcagatgtggagagaaaaagagaaagtgttACTCCGTGGGCATCATTTAAAAAGATGGTGACTCCCAAGAAACGTGTCAGAAGACCTTCTGAAAgtgacaaagaagaagaaattgatAAGACAAAGAGTGCTGCAGTGTCtgcaactgaaaatgcagctgaagaaaatcaggtagagttaaaagaaaatgggatggaccagaaaacagagaaagtcaCAGAAGAGCCCAAAAGAAAGGTTGACACCTCTGTGTCTTGGGAAGCCTTTATATGTGTAGgttcttcaaagaaaagagCCAGGAAATCATCATCATCTGATGAAGAAGCTGAGCATAAGTTTGGTCAAGATGGCCAAAAAATAGAAGAATCTGGACAGAgcaaagaaacagcaacagATGCAATTCTTACTAGTTCTCAGGAGAGTGATCAAGGACAAGGGAATTCCTCTCCAGAACAAGCTGGAAGCCCATCTGAAGGCGAAGGTATTTCAACATGGGAGTCATTTAAAAGGTTAGTCACTCCAAGAAGGAAATCCAAAACCAGAATGGAAGAGAGAACTGAAGACTCTGTTGTGGGATCTAGCCTGGAACATTCAACATCGGATGGTGAGCCTGGAAAAGATGAATCATGGGTTCCATTTAGAAAACTTATGCCTGGCCGTAGGAAGAAAAAGTCAGATGGAAAGCCAGAACCAACGCATCTTAAACAAGCAAGAGAAGACATGGCAGAAACAACTGAGGAAGATTCAGATATTCCAGCTGTTGTTCCTTTGTCTGAATATGAAGcagcagagcaagagaaaaTTGAAGCCCAGAAAGTGAAAGATGCTGaagcaatgaaaaaacaaacctcagaggaagaaggagcagaaaaattAGAAGACACCCTAGGAGTTAAGCAACCCAGTGAAGGGCTGGTACATGCAGTCACTGTTACTGTTGTGGAAGGGGAAAGAGCCGTTACCAGTATTGAAGAAAGGTCACCATCGTGGATATCTGCTGCTCTGACAGAGTGCATTGAGCAggcagaagaagaggaagagaaagaaactgagaaagcaTTTGAATCAGAAGTTGTTGTAGAACAAGCAGTGGTAGTTGCTAAGACAGTGCCAGAGATGAGAAAGGATCTAAGTGATGATACTGCAGCAAGTGAGTTAGAGTTAACCTCAGAGGCAGTGACGGCTCTGGAGGAGACAACTGAAGCTTCCTGTGCTGAGGAAACAGTGGAAGTATCCTTTGCTGAGGAGACAACCGAGATGGTTTCTGCTGTTTCACAGTTGTTAGAAACCCCAGATACTACAGAAGAAGTTACACCAGTACAAGAAGTAGAAGCCACTGAACAAAATTTGAAAGAATTAGAGAAGCAGACGCAAAAAGTTCTTCACGAAGTTGCTGAAAGAGTAAAATCATCAGAAGTAGCACAGCTGGTTAGTGAAAGAACCATGACACCAACTGTAGTTACAAAAGTGCAAGAAATTGAGTCAGAAGTGAAAGATGATGCTAAAGATGGGAAAGTTGCAGGTCAGGAAACAGTTTTGCTTGATCAGTCCTTGAAAAGAGCAGAACACACAGAGGATGATGTCCAGCCAGTGGAAAGTGCAGAGAGCATTCAGGGCAGAGATAAAATTGAAGAGAGAGGACATGAAGGTTCAGAAAGTAGTGAAGTATCTGCTGCAATGAAAGAAAGTACAGAAGGATATGAAAATGTGGATGTATTGAGAGATGAAAGGCAGCGGCAGGCGTGTGAAGAAGTTGTAGAAGACcaagaaatatctgaaatgcaGAGGACAGTTGAGGAACCTTCATCACAAGACAGCAAAATAGTCACTCCTGAGGAAGAGCCATTAGCAAAGCAGGAGCCTTCAGAACAAGAGAAACTGCCACTAACAGAGTTAACAGTGGATGAGATGAGAGACGAATGTATTCCAGAAGTCCAGGCTGCA GTGCAGAACAAGACCGAAGATGAAACCTCTGCCTTGGGGCTTCCAGGTGAAGAGCCCGTGAAGCTTGAAGGAGAGGGCGAAACTCTCACCACAAGACCAGTGTGCACAGAAGCAGTTGTCACTGTGGTCCCTGTTGAACCTGAAAGACAAGACAAAATTCCTGAGTTAGACTCACAAGAGCAAACTTGTACTGAAAGCATTCCGAGCACGGCACCTGCccagggagaggaagaagatgCTGCGCTCCTTGGAGTAAAAAGCACAGAAGTCACTGCTGCTGAGGTCCCGACGCAGAATGAGGTAGAAACCTGTGCCCTTATCTCTGAAACCACAGcctcagaagcagcagaagctgctgagcagAGTGTGAGGGATGGGGATGATAGGCAGATAGTGGCAAAAGATCCTGTCCCCATCCTAGAGCCAAAATGCATAGAAACAACTGAAACCCTCGTCCAGAGTGATGAAACCAAAAGTGGCAAAATAGAAGATGCCATGCTCAAAACTGAAACACACTCACCAAGTGATAAGGCTCTCACTGAGGCCATGCCCCAGACTGAAGGAGACAGCACATCTAATGCAGCATCAACATGCCTAGCTATCACTGAAAATGGAAGCACTGCCCTCACTGACGTAAGTCCTAAGACAAGTGAAACGCTAAGCAGCTTAGTTGAAGAAAGGactgcagaaacagaacaagaacTTGTAGAAACCTCGAACTATCAAGGCTTTCAGAAAGAAGAAGGCATAAACGGGCAATTGATGGAAGGAGCCAAAGAAGTATTTGGATCTGGAGAACAGGAAGCAGTGAGGGGTGATGAATGTTGTTCAACAGCTGTCCAGCAAGAGGTTTTAACTGCGCGGGAGGAGGGCCCCGACTCAGACATCGTATTAGCTGAGAGCTTGGAGGCTCAGAAAATGCCTGTGCCTGTAGCAGCTGCAGCAGTTGAAGAGCATGTCGTGGCAGAAACCGTCACGCCCACAGACACAACAGCCGAAACTGCAGAGCCTTTGGCAACCACACCAGAGCAAATGGTTTCTGATGAGGTCCCATTTACCACCATTGACTCTTCAGGCAGTGAAACTGCAGAGCCTGGTAGGGCAGAAGCACCCCAGCCTCAACTAAGTCCCGCTTACATGAATGGAATACCAGAGAGTCCCCAGAGCACGGGACTACCCGAACAGCCTGCTGCTCCTTTAAGTGATGGTCTCTCCCTCACCCACACAGAATTTGAGGCGGATGTTGTTCCTTCTGGGACTATAGAGTCCCAGAGTACAGAAATTGTACTGAATGTCATCCAGACGGCCGTTAACAAACttgcagaaacagaagaggCCTTTGAGTCAGAGCAGCACATTAAGACCATAGGGAAGAGCCCATCAGGTACAATTATACCTGAACTTCTGGAAAACATGCATGTGGATCACCAGTTCCTGgtaaaaaaggaagagatatCAAGTATGGAACAAGAGCTCCAGCAATCCAAAGTAGAGAAACATGCTGCATTAATAGAGTCTGCAGAAATTCATGCAActgtaggaaaaacaaaagacatgCTGTTAACTTGTGAGGTGCTGGAAGATGGACAAAGTCAGAATTCTCTAAGTATTGTGCCTACCCCTGAAGACATTTCAAAGGAAAGTGTAAGACTTCAGAAATCAGCATTAGAGCTAAGTACTTCAGAAGACTCAACCAAAGACCCTCTAGATGTACACCCActaaaactgaaggaaaaggagattGGGCAGGTTACAGAAATCTCAGACCAACATATAGGTCAGCAAACGTGTgcagaaagggaggaagaaccATGTCACCTACCGGTGGAGGACGGGAAGATGCAGACGTGGCAAGATGATGGTTGCCAAGAAGGCACGTCTTGTGATGGTGCACAAAGTCAGAACTCCTTGGCTCCCGAGGCCTTGAAT ATGTGCTAA